From Triticum urartu cultivar G1812 chromosome 2, Tu2.1, whole genome shotgun sequence, a single genomic window includes:
- the LOC125536842 gene encoding ABC transporter G family member 7-like, translated as MLCDYVDLVRKTDRPISLGGCLQSLACKTIHQSITHSPVKKNETHCSCNFPFLGLDAFQSEKVMETLRQLAEDGHTVICSIHQPRGSVYSKCDDIVLLSEGEVVYMGPAKEEPLKYFASLGYQWPGHENPAEFLADLISTDYSSAESVQSSHKRIENLIDDFSNKVLITEFNSPVTQSEGSEFSTKPAQKSTSKQRRGWWRQFRLIFKRAWMHVFHGALSDSVFQLFSYFCLEIR; from the exons ATGTTGTG TGATTATGTGGATCTTGTGAGGAAAACAGATAGGCCAATAAGCCTGGGAGGTTGTCTACAGTCACTGGCCTG CAAGACAATCCACCAAAGTATCACCCACAGTCCCGTGAAGAAAAATGAGACACACTGTTCTTGCAACTTTCCGTTTTTAG GCCTTGATGCATTCCAGTCAGAGAAGGTGATGGAGACCCTTAGACAGCTTGCAGAAGATGGGCACACGGTCATATGCTCTATACACCAGCCGAGAGGTTCAGTCTATAGCAAATGTGATGACATTGTGCTACTCTCAGAGGGAGAAGTTGTATATATGGGGCCGGCAAAAGAAGAACCTCTAAAATACTTTGCGTCATTAGG GTACCAATGGCCAGGTCATGAGAACCCCGCTGAGTTCTTGGCTGATCTCATTTCCACTGATTATAGCTCAGCTGAAAGTGTACAGTCATCACATAAAAGGATTGAGAACCTAATTGATGATTTTTCAAATAAGGTTCTAATTACTGAATTTAACAGTCCAGTAACACAGTCGGAGGGCTCTGAATTTTCTACCAAACCTGCTCAGAAGTCCACTAGCAAGCAAAGACGTGGTTGGTGGAGACAATTTCGTTTGATATTCAAGAGAGCATGGATGCATGTTTTTCACGGAGCCTTGTCTGATAGTGTCTTCCAGCTTTTTTCCTACTTCTGCCTTGAAATTCGTTGA
- the LOC125537408 gene encoding uncharacterized protein LOC125537408, producing the protein MDGGGHTHARTRDRAAEAAPDGEAGRRRSHAPEAGQRRRRLHAPDGEAGWGRREAARVRRGGQKATAQGGGTHRTGRLEGDGARRSHAPDDDGGGRFGLSAGLDQTVNSHVETMMLTDAPLLYTPGQVNQLHLPGMKEMRHANRKLKHCLDPSSHDEHKKYPLFCSIDKNQFYYGVIIITRRKAPSLIISMLLC; encoded by the exons ATGGACGGGGGAGGCCACACGCACGCCCGCACCAGAGACCGGGCGGCGGAGGCCGCACCCGACGGGGAGGCCGGACGGCGGAGGTCGCACGCACCTGAGGCCGGACAGCGACGACGGAGGCTGCACGCACCCGACGGGGAGGCCGGATGGGGACGGCGGGAGGCCGCACGCGTCAGACGGGGAGGCCAGAAGGCGACGGCGCAAGGAGGCGGCACGCACCGGACGGGGAGGCTGGAAGGCGACGGCGCGCGGAGGTCGCACGCACCCGACGACGACGGCGGAGGTCGATTTGGATTATCCGCTG GATTGGATCAAACTGTGAATTCTCATGTTGAGACAATGATGTTGACTGATGCACCTCTTCTATATACTCCTGGACAG GTTAACCAGCTTCATCTACCTGGTATGAAAGAAATGAGGCATGCTAATCGCAAGTTGAAGCATTGTTTGGATCCAAGCTCTCACGATGA GCACAAGAAGTACCCCCTCTTTTGCAGTATTGATAAAAACCAATTTTACTACGGTGTCATCATCATCACTCGAAGAAAAGCACCCAGTCTGATTATTTCCATGTTACTCTGTTAG